caaaccgAAATTGGTCAGATTCtgccatcactacttataatttATGCGGTTGCCTATATTTCTGGCAAATTAATATAACTATTCAACTTAAATGGCACATTGATACAATCCATACAGCAGGGTTTACTTTAAAAGATGAAGGCTGCTTCGCTCACCTGTACACATCGTATGCCATGGTGGGTTTGTAATTCAGGTCATCAAGAGCTTCTGGAGCCATGTAGGATGGAGTTCCAGCAAAAGAGGAAGTTGCTGAGGTTGTTGCACCAACAATTTTGGATAAACCAAAGTCTGtgatcttaaaaacaaaaaataaacacctcaAGGTTTTAACCGTATCTGGAATTTCTATTTAACTGAGAAGTACAGAATAATGTACATTTTAAGCTTTATGAAGACACAAAAGGAACTCTGAGGTGTCTTCTTATTTCCTTACATTTCTCAGTTATTGGTAAGttaacattaagggacagatttatcaagggtcagattgaaaattcaaattttcacttttttatggctacaactgtcaaatttgactatggaatttttcaaatttgactcgttttttttctttgaatttgattttcgagatttatcatactctgacactttaagaacttaaatttgactattccccacctgctgaattgctgttttagtcaatgggagacatccagagatcaatttggagttgtttgcagccttcctgacattcggagaaaaaactcaaatcgacgATCCTGTTCACCCGAGTttaacaaattcgatttttttttatttaataaatttcgattggttgaatttcaagttcattggAGTTTTTaagaactcacatgaattcaaaatagacctttgataaatgtgcctctaggggTCAGTTACTACTATCCGGAGCAGAAGTCCAAGAGCACTATGGGCTAGAAAGAAAGCTCACCAAGGTACTCCTTTAGGTTTAGATTCATAGCACTCACCTGAACATCATAGTGCTTATTGAGAAGAACATTGCTTGGCTTTAAGTCCCTGTGAATGATGGGAGGATCAAGTGTGTGGAGGTAATTCATTCCCAAGGCCACTTGGTGGAGCATCTGAAATCTTAGAGCCCACGGCACATCCGTAATGTCAAACAAAGAGCGAAGACTTCCATTGGGCATGTATTCCATGACGAGGCCATGTTCCATAGCTTGCACTTCCCGTCTCTCATACATTCCGAGCAGACGAATGACGAACGGGTTGCTAGCTTTCTCCATCACTTCTCTTTCCTTCAATATGTCTTTCATTAGCTTATTAATGCTGAAACTGGAAAAGGACATAGGATTGTTGAATGTTAGAATTCCCTCATATGTCTTATGTCCTACCACTATTGTTCAATGCTGTGTTGTTCTTACTATTGAAGCCTTTGACTAAGTGTCCTagtggcacgaaacgcgttaggcgagaTGGTGTATTTTAAAAAAGCTTAACTACCCAAAGCTTCATTCCTTCTGTTCCTTCAGCTTTCCCCATCCCCTTATATTAATGATACCACTTCTGGCTTTCTGAGGGATGCAAGTTGTTTTCAGTCAACTTGGGTGCCAAACCAATAGCTCTATTAGATTAAGCTACTGATACCAAGCATATCACATATCACCTATggcgaaaatgtaaatttttagatAATTTTGCATTTAAACGACTGTTTAGGTCACATTCTCGACAAACTGGTTGCCTCAAAGTTAAACACACATAGTTTGAACATGAATTCCGTGTGCATGACTAAACTTGTACTTTATACCCTTTAATCCTGTGTGTTTGGCACACTACTTTTAGACTTTTTGGAAATAAATAGGGAAAACTTTGCCTTGTTATACAACCCATAGTAACTAATCAAAAAGTTGCTTCCAGATAGCTAATCAGTATATTCTACCCGCTGATTGGTTGCAGAGAGTCACTGGACTTGTATCAAACTTTGCACCTTCCAttactttatttgcttaaactattaattaaaacatttggcTGTATTTCAGCATTGCACAATGCAGAATTTGCTCCTACATGGTGTGTGCTCTTTGGCTGCTCCTTCTGGAGAAAAATAAACAGGCTGAGCGTACAATCAGCACCTTGAGATAAGATAAAAGATATAAATTCATGTTATTTTgcttgtttatatgtttttttttcattggaataagaaatataaatgcaaaagcaGTACCCAAACAGTGCACCACCAATAATCTTTTGATTCGGGCCTGTGGCTCCTTTAGCAATCATTAAACTACTAACTTCCAACTCGGGCAAATTTTCTGAAGAACAAAGTGACTAAAgctaacgaaaattcgccagcgtgacgtcatttcggtacttctcAGATTTACGGGCGCATGCGTAACTTTGTTAGCGAAAGAGactcattcacactcaatcggcaggcgaagttgcgctctggtgaagggacgtaactgcgcaaattcactaagatgcagattttactgaacgttacatcttgcgccagacttgccttcgccacctcagaccaggccaagtgcaatagagtagatgggatttcctcaaaatttagttgaaaatttttctaagtcccaaaaaactctggcgtcttttccttttttcagggtgataggctgcatgaaatttttttggggtaactggctccccccctacatttcctaacatatggcacataaactaaacactgggcacatgtgtagggcaatataacaactttattattttattaagcttccctgggcttgtgtagtgtaatgtattttctgcaacatatacgtccattcaactttaacttccctctgtatgcaaattattcaacgccagcgcaacttcactttacttgctgaattaacactagcgcaactttgccagcgttcggcgccctggacgcaacttcacatgttagtgaattagcgttgtctgagcgaattgtTGCGCTGCCTACGAAGCCTTCGCTGGCGAATGTTCGCCTCTTAGTAAACGTGTCCCCTGGCACGTGACATAGGTTAAGGATGCATCAgccaatattttatttgtaaaataataaattattttcatgacTCTTCTTTGCAAGTGAAAGTATGGCCACTGTGGGCACTATTTCATTCTAAACCAAGATGACTAAAGCTAAACCCTAAGTCCCAAGCATAATAGATCCAATAGCTACATAATATTCTTTCCTGGCAAAGGACCAGGCACTAGCCGGCTTCAcagtaacaaatatataaaataacaatggGCACAAAGGAGAAACTGTTTGCCAGGAAGGCACAGGATGTTGACGTAGCAATTTTTCCCCTGTTACTTTTTAATACACCCTATCTTGTGACTGCCATAAACAttctacattttaatattatacCTTTGTGCTCCTTCAATAGTTTTCAGGGCGACTTCCATGTTCAGACTCTGGCTCCATCCCTTATAAACCGTTCCGAATCCCCCTTTCCCGACCTGCTGCAGACCCTTTAGGTCCCCGGCTGGAAAGTGCTTCATGTCTGGCTGAGCTGTAACTGCACTAACTGCAAGTGACTTGTGCTCACGCTGCTTCACAAGGAAGGAGGCGGGGTCTATGTACAGGGCCAATGGGGAATTTCCAGTCCGATGTAATGGGAATATTCCAAGAGCTGTCATTGTTGTCTGTAGTAATTCTGCTGGTGAGTAATATTGGAAGTATTCTCTGCAAATAAGTTTGTGCTCAGACAGCCATTaatgtgtgtatttattatatgCACATAGCATTCTTTCTCATTATGGAGCATGCACATATGTTTCTCTCTTCTTCTGAAGTATTATAACATTATACTACTGTCCACATACAGAATAACTACTGGCCAGGCAGAACTATCACTGGGATGTTATTTTTAGGACCCAATAAgcctagttttttttctttctcagatCCCATACATTCCAGTGTaaaagaaagtacaggtatgggacctgttatccagaatgcttgggaaatggggttttctggataacggatctttctgtaatttgtatcttcatactgtaagtctactaaaaaaatatttaaacattaaataaacccaataggctgctttcacttccattgaggattaattatatcttagtttggatcaagtacaaagtactgttttattattacagagaaaaaatattttttatttaaatttggattgtttggataacatggagtctatgggagattgccttcccataattcggagctttctggataataggtttctggataacagatcccatacctgtacatgttaagTTGTGTTAGTGTGtgcacatta
The sequence above is a segment of the Xenopus laevis strain J_2021 chromosome 8L, Xenopus_laevis_v10.1, whole genome shotgun sequence genome. Coding sequences within it:
- the ripk3L.2.L gene encoding receptor-interacting serine/threonine-protein kinase 3, whose protein sequence is MTALGIFPLHRTGNSPLALYIDPASFLVKQREHKSLAVSAVTAQPDMKHFPAGDLKGLQQVGKGGFGTVYKGWSQSLNMEVALKTIEGAQSFSINKLMKDILKEREVMEKASNPFVIRLLGMYERREVQAMEHGLVMEYMPNGSLRSLFDITDVPWALRFQMLHQVALGMNYLHTLDPPIIHRDLKPSNVLLNKHYDVQITDFGLSKIVGATTSATSSFAGTPSYMAPEALDDLNYKPTMAYDVYSFGILIWTVLSGEEPFPNAHPALIHFGVSKGQRPSLEVLGHLGHIKMVPEAKELMIKCWSGNPDERPSFLECSHSTRLMFEEYSNEIEDAIRTVQDQKHHLQNEILEDPGYDSTCQDSLLNQVIAAIQEDSQEMKKDETQTVAVFNETTEIIQEDNEPSDKGDAISNAIEAIKESRDYNRIIHCAKDIGKTVEKGGHEIGKVYKDYRGEITREKVSELWKPIRKLF